In Neovison vison isolate M4711 chromosome 11, ASM_NN_V1, whole genome shotgun sequence, one genomic interval encodes:
- the NKX2-6 gene encoding homeobox protein Nkx-2.6 — MLLNPVTFTPFSVNDILRLEREQIDSESLQLRGTRKIPESFQCLRFVPEPRKAEVPSTYWGGCCDSGRRQDESGSPGGPCETVTDMDAERVGEPEPGLSAAPPLHGGTRGPERCVGDVGIGTRGNSTEQPKARQRRKPRVLFSQAQVLALERRFKQQRYLSAPEREHLAGALQLTPTQVKIWFQNRRYKCKRQRQDKSLELAGHPLAPRRVAVPVLVRDGKPCLGPGAPAFSGPYSAAAAPYSCYGGYAGAPFGAGYGGGYAGAPPGSVQPAPLARAGFAVGGPSASPQSPLPAPLQGVRAW, encoded by the exons ATGCTACTGAACCCTGTCACCTTCACCCCCTTCTCGGTCAATGATATCCTCAGGCTGGAGCGAGAGCAGATTGATTCCGAGTCCTTGCAACTCCGGGGGACACGGAAGATCCCTGAAAGCTTTCAGTGTCTGCGATTTGTTCCAGAACCGCGAAAGGCAGAGGTTCCCAGCACCTACTGGGGCGGCTGCTGCGACAGCGGCAGAAGGCAGGACGAGTCGGGGTCTCCTGGTGGTCCCTGTGAGACAGTCACGGACATGGACGCAGAACGGGTCGGGGAGCCAG AGCCGGGCCTCAGCGCAGCCCCGCCCCTCCACGGCGGGACCAGGGGGCCGGAGCGCTGCGTAGGCGACGTTGGCATCGGCACGCGCGGGAACAGCACCGAGCAGCCCAAGGCGCGGCAGCGGCGGAAGCCGCGCGTGCTTTTTTCGCAGGCGCAGGTTCTGGCGCTGGAGCGGCGCTTCAAGCAGCAGCGGTACCTGTCGGCGCCCGAGCGCGAGCACCTGGCCGGCGCGCTGCAGCTCACGCCTACGCAGGTCAAGATCTGGTTCCAGAACCGGCGCTACAAGTGCAAGAGACAGCGCCAGGACAAGTCCCTAGAACTGGCGGGCCACCCCCTAGCGCCGCGCCGGGTGGCGGTGCCCGTGCTTGTGCGGGATGGCAAGCCCTGCCTGGGCCCCGGCGCGCCGGCCTTTTCTGGCCCTTACAGCGCGGCCGCGGCGCCCTATTCCTGTTACGGCGGCTACGCGGGCGCTCCTTTCGGCGCCGGTTACGGTGGTGGCTACGCGGGTGCGCCCCCGGGTTCCGTGCAGCCCGCACCTCTGGCCCGCGCCGGCTTCGCTGTGGGTGGCCCCAGCGCCAGCCCGCAGAGCCCTCTGCCCGCCCCGCTGCAGGGTGTCAGGGCCTGGTGA